ATGTATAAATTTTCAACTCTTGAACTGAAAAGATGATTATCCTACTTAGAAATGGTAACGTGcagatatataaataaatacacagCAAGTTTAGTGATTAACAGCTTTCGAGAATAAACCTAAAGTTTtgtgattggttaaaaaatGGGAAATGGTTGAACATAGTTAACgagaaagttaaagaaaagaacAGTGGTTAAGGAAAAGTGCAGAGAGCAGCATTAACGTGGTGCAGTGTTATCAAAATCAGAAAAAGTCTGCATGTCTGGTCTGCAAGACTGTGTGATCTGCGAAGCAACAGGCAAACAGTGTACGAGTTTGCCGCGTGAAACGCCCACTCATAGTGTTGGGATTACTTTTCTCGCTTTTTCACATATGATTTAAATTAGTATTccgaatgataaaaaaaatagagaagtgAAAATAAGATGAAGAGGAACATAAAATATTGGAAAGATATAAGGGTGAAGGTTAGAGTGAGGTCCAgcaatgaagaaagaaagaagaagagacattaatatgagagagaaaggagaataAAAGTAGGGTGGTGTTAGGGaggaaaaacaggaaaagaAGACGACAAATGTGAAGAAACATAGCAAAGTATAGTAACTTAAACAGCTTTGCACTTGCATTCCACGCACGATAAACCAGTCTTGCAAATTATTCTCTGCGGCTCATCCCCATACTTCCGTTCGATACTCTCCTACCTCATTCTCATTCTCttattctcattctcattctcataTCATCAACTTCCAACTACTTTATTTCGTTAATCTCCCTTAAGAGAGTTCAGAATTCTCAATTATGGTGGAGCTGTTCAAGTGATTCGATCCATTCCCAGCTGAACGTTGCTCTGAATTAGCTATTACACACACATAACAACCGCATAATGAGTGTGAATTAACCCTAACCAGATCTCCATTAGCTAAACTTATTTTAGATTACAAATTAAGTAATAACACCACTTTGCTTGCTTCTATTCAGACTAAAATCTAGGATATGGacctgaaaaatgaaaaagataaattcaagactgaaaattagggtttcttaCCAAGAGTGTGTTTGTTATTGTGCATCCAGACCTTCAGCACGTGTCTCTTCACACAAGTTTCAGCGCAGAATTGTTCCACGGCACCTTCGTCGTGCTTCTGAATTCTCCACCCTAGCTTCTCCGCAAATGCCAGCATCTTATCCTTCTGCTCCTGCGTGAATTTTGTCCTAAACCTCTTCTTCGTTCCACTGCcgctaccaccaccaccaaaacCGCCACCTCCGCCGCCGCTCGAGCTGGGGTTTGACATGTCCTCCTCTTCTCTACTGAACACTCCTCCCGAAGCCAGCGGTGGTAGAGCCAAAGGCCGGTGCTGCGACACCGGAGTGGTTAACAGGTGGTGGGGGTGGAGGTATCCCGCGGAGGAAGGTGGTGGCCCGCGGTGGTAGTAAGGGGAGAATTGGTGGTGATACTGAGGATGCAGCGGTTGAGGCTGCGGCTGCGGCTGCGAGCGCAGTTGGTACGGGCTGATTTCGCCGTCGATCTCCTTGCGGTGAAAATTGCGGTGGCAATTACAGGCCGCGCAAATTACGGCCTCCAGCGTGCCTTCCTCTCCCGCGGCCAAGAACTCGCAGCAGCCATCGACGGCGTGACCGCCGATGCTGACGGCATGATTCTTCTGACATTCTCTGTATCTGCTCGTCCCCGCCGAGCCGCTTTTTCGACCGGAGTTAACGGTGGCCGGAAGTCCCTCGGCTGCGCTCATTTTAGACCTGGGCGCCGCGTTTCCGAAGGAATCGTAACCCGGCGCCGGCACCGAGAATCCCatttcctcttcctcctcctcttcctcttcttcctcctcctggTCTTCGTGGTCGTCAAATTCCATATCGCTCTCCACTTTGGTAAAagcagaataaaataaatttagtaataaaaaaaaataaatttttgtgttttatttggaGATGGGAGTAGCAGAGAAAAGATCTACAATGAAGTATTGTAGCTGAGAGAGAGAGGAGGAGGAGGCGAGAGTCAattgaattgaatgatgaagTCATAACCCACCGCAATGGATAATAAGTATAAGTAAGATActcctccttttcttttaacattttatattactcctaataaatactaattattaattaattaattgaatttaagagattttatattaagatagtaatattaatttttgtttgaagtcGCAGTTGAAGATAAGAGAGGAGCAGAGGATGTGGTCATCAATGACCCGTCTGCAGAAAAAGAGGTGTCTCACTCTCGAAAGCCTTTCAAATACTTGCCATTACATTAACATCTCCATCTATCATCTTCACACACATTCACTTTTACTTTAACCCCCTTTTACTTTTTCCATTAACattctttcaaaataataataataataatatcataaataatacaacatatattttggatttattCTACGTGTAAAAACACACATGGGACCTTTAACAAGTACATtgaaaatactaatttttacattattttatatgaaaataacattaaaattaccttttttattttttagttttttcagaATAATTATAGCTGAAGAGAAAGGATGAGAGGCCCCATAAACTTAGGACACCGACCTGTCATCGGAAAAATTAATCTGTCGGCATTCATGGGAGCTGCCTACGTGCCCTCCTCTTCCGACATCACATGACATCACTCATCTCTCaccattttctctcttctcttctcctattctgctaaatattaaattattatttttaattcatatctgtattccttacatttctttggttataaaatataaaatataactagacgtcttaaaaaaattctcatgctatataatttctttcttccctttctcattCATCACTATTCCAATTATCGCTCAACATGTGAGCTTATTAGGTTTCGTGAacgttaatatatatatttgtttcacATTTTTGGTTAAAAGAGTTTCATTAGTGGGTTTATTGAACCACCAATTCACCCACATAACACGtgtaattttacaataaatacaCGTTTATCGATTCATTtcaatatgtatattttattttggataaacCTAATAGCCTTATCTTATTTGTAAATtgagatggaaaaaaaaaacattttaatattttttgagaTTTTCTTAAGTCAAAGTTGTAATAAGTTTTAAGCTCTAAATAATAATATCCTAAATACAATTATTGACTCTAAAAAGATATTATCTTCAGGATACCAGTTggaatacaaaaattatatatatatatatatatatatatatatatatatatatatatatatatatatatatatatatatatatatatatattgtcataCTATATCCTTTTGTTGACACAATCACTATATTAATATTGCaagtattataattataatagtaaataactattaattttataatgttaagaAAGCCACCCCTACAATACAACCTAGTGAATAAACATAAACTTTCATCTAACAAATTACCATTCTCATCTTCCTTCACATGCATATTTCTTCAAATATGTTGgaatttttagattaattagGCATTGtgtagttaaaaaaattggaaatgaaTTTGTAGGAGTTTTGGAAAGCTGGAATCTATGGCGATGCACGTGAATGTTAACCTGAATTTAGGTTTTTAGATAGATTTCGATCttcttgaaattatttaattggtaAGATATGGTAAATGTGTGACCTAGTTAGAGAAGAACTCTCACAGAAACCTAGCACTTTATTTCACACACCTAACTATATCTTGACAGAATGGGGTCAACAATATAATAGTACATATCCTATGACTCTATTCATTTCATTTCGAAATATGTGACATCTTTCATCACTAATTATTCTCACCTACAAAAATTCAACATTTCCCTTTTGCATAGATACCTTCTTACAtgcaattatatatatgtatatgtatatatatttgtcACCTTTATTTTAGCAATATCtgtttttatattcttatttgttaatgcatatttttattacaatttgatcgtaatcatataaatttaaatttttcataattctcaattaattaataggcccaatataatatatcattatatataacaacctttatattaattacttgTATATTTGGATGAACTCAATAAAACATGATGTACTGAGTTTATTGTGATACCAACATATGGATTTAATGAGCTAAAATTAATTTAGCCCACTGTGACAGTGAGAACtttaattagttattaaaataattgttgggagagaaaaattataattttaaaaaaataataaaaaatgtaaacatgtgtaaataaaaatataagcaccattgccaaaaaaaaaaaactataaaataaaggaGGATtcagtatatataaaaaattgtttaccccatggtttaattattattatttttttaatttttcatataaggATAAGAAAAAGCTGGAAGATTTTGATCCACTCATCTTACTGGTTTCCAAAATTTGTCCAACCAAAGGTAGCCTAAGGAGATTCTCTCAACCAGTTTACCGTTAGAAGCTATGTGCAAACAAAAAGTATAGTAAATATTAGATACAGcctgtaaaatgaaaaagacatTTCAAGCTGTAAaatacatcattttttttatttaattattaaaagaaagtaTATTATCAATACGGTTTTAATAGTATCAACCAATTGTAAATTAATTACCAAAAGTTATTGGtatgcttttttcttttatatagaGGTTAAACACCAGCAAGTCATGAATAACATGATTATAAAAACTCACAAATGTTTTCAATCATTCAAAACTATgtctttagaaaaataattaaacataaaatcgTATTGTCGGTAGAAAAAGGAGAGTAAAAGATACAATTAATAAGATTAAtagtacaatttaattttaattcattttaatcaaactattacttaattatatgaaacttttttattttttatatattataaattagtttatttagaGTATATAGTtgaaaatttaagtgtaaatctatatttattacagtaaagataataaaatcaaataatatagaagtaaaaaaactaaaatgattaattatcttaaaatttaactttgaGTGATGATACATAAAGTGGAATCATGAGTTATTGATATTAAGGTTGAAGATTTCATATCCATTAGAAATGAAGCAGACGGATTTATAGCATCTAAATACACGTAAATTTTACTTTAcagtgaatttaataaaatgatatcagaaacatctaaattttaatttttattgtttattataatatcaGTATCACctgttattaaattattatctgATCATTTATTACCttattaatatctaattttatttttaaaatatataaaaatttatataaaatatgtggcatatttataatatataaataattagaaacTTTAAAAGTTATAAGTTAAGATTTAGGCATAAGATTTGTGAGAAATGAAGTTTAAGGagtgataaataattatttaggataatgatatttgataatatatttttttacattatatacatattattttgtgattggtttaaaattattttataattaatagtagtaatcataaatattaatatgagacacgtaaaaaatattataaaaaaaatagttataaaagtaTGATTATCCGattatttaattgaaagaaaagagaaaaagaaaaagaaaatgtagttGTGTCATTCTCATGTCAGCTGGCTGGAAACCACCTTTCACATCCATCCATTTTCCCAACAAATAACACATAACACACACGCACGCCCTCTCAACTCCTTATCCTTTCATTTCAATCTCACTCACTTCcactttttctttccatttcttCGATTCTTCAATTCCTCAATTCTAATGTCCTTTCCTTCTTTAAGCCTATAATCTTTGTTCACTTTTCTCTATATTCACTCAACCATCAATATTAAATTGCATGCATTTTTCTCTTTGTGCTTGTGGGCTACTTTCCTTTTCTATTAAAACATCTCCATTCAACATCAATTTCATATTAAACTATTCAATTAGTCTTGTCTGGACATGAGACTTCTAACTAGGAGTGGACAAATGGAACTACATTGTACTAAACTGTTAAAaattgtactgaactaaaaattagtttgtttaaactgaactgaactgtacaGTAGTTCAGAgaaattgaactgaactgttttttgttttatcaaactgagtTGAACTGTACTGTACTAAACTGTagtaaactacaatataaactgaactgaattgtattaaattgtactaaactacaatataaactgaactcaactatattaattgaattgtaaactgcactaatttTGTAAACtgactttttatattttcacttaaacTTAAGATTTTCACtcatgaataaatataaaaaatatgttttttttaattttattttcgttcaaacaaatgactttttttcaaaattgttttctgGAAAACTTAAAAAGTCACTTAAGCCATACAATTTTTTTGCTTATTAggctattttgttttcttctttttgattGGTCTTTAGAGGATTGCATGagagttttattataaatgtaaaataaatattaacacctagtaatgtttaatttaatttaaattaaaattttgtttaataactttattattaatatataattaatattattcttatttattcctgatgttaactttttttgttattgtaaataacataaacaaatattttgcctgtatatgaaagataacattgaaataataataaaactgtGTATGAACATTaacgtaaaaataataaaacttttaaaaataaataattttgaaataatgactttaaaaatttaatgtgtggagaaatagatagaaaagtaattagagagtaataataactaatt
This DNA window, taken from Vigna radiata var. radiata cultivar VC1973A chromosome 5, Vradiata_ver6, whole genome shotgun sequence, encodes the following:
- the LOC106759713 gene encoding zinc-finger homeodomain protein 2, producing MEFDDHEDQEEEEEEEEEEEEMGFSVPAPGYDSFGNAAPRSKMSAAEGLPATVNSGRKSGSAGTSRYRECQKNHAVSIGGHAVDGCCEFLAAGEEGTLEAVICAACNCHRNFHRKEIDGEISPYQLRSQPQPQPQPLHPQYHHQFSPYYHRGPPPSSAGYLHPHHLLTTPVSQHRPLALPPLASGGVFSREEEDMSNPSSSGGGGGGFGGGGSGSGTKKRFRTKFTQEQKDKMLAFAEKLGWRIQKHDEGAVEQFCAETCVKRHVLKVWMHNNKHTLANSEQRSAGNGSNHLNSSTIIENSELS